The Dokdonia sp. 4H-3-7-5 genomic interval TGTTTAATATAGGAAGCCGTTTCTTTTGGGAGCGGCTTTTTTTATGCTTTCGCGAAAGCGTATGTCAAACATTAATAGTCTTTTTATTTACGATTAGCACCTACGTTTGATCTGCTTCTGTAACTTTGTATATTCATACTTTCTTATCACAATTTACTATGCCTTATTTTATAGATGTTATACTTCCTATCCCTGTAGAGAATACGTTTACGTACCTCGTCTCTGAGGCAGAGTATAACTATATTCAAAAAGGGATGCGGGTTGCTGTTCCTTTTGGTAAAAAGAAAGTATATGCTTCTATCGTAAAAAACAAACATGAGCAGGCACCTACCATTTATGAAGCCAAGGAAATACAGCAAATTCTAGATGAGGACCCTATAGTCACTGAAGAGCAGCTGAAATTCTGGAGTTGGATTGCAGATTACTATATGTGTACCGAAGGAGAGGTCATGCGCGCTGCACTCCCTAAGGCTTTCTTACTGGAAAGCGAGACTGTGATAAGACTTAAGGAAGATGGGCTTGACATAGATGAGACATCGCTTAAGGATGATGAGTTTCTCATATATGAAGCATTACAGCATCGTTCAGAATTAAAGGTTCATGAGGTAATGGATATTCTTGATAAGAAAAAAATCCTACCTTCTATACAGCGTTTAATTGATCAAGGTGTGATCGAGATGCAAGAAGAGATTTATGAGCAATATGTACCTAAGCTTGTAAAATTTATCACTATTGCCCCAGCATACGAAGGCGAGGAGGGACTTACAACTGTGCTAGAGGAATTATCGCGAGCTCCAAAACAACGAGAGATGGTGCTCACATTTTTCTCGCTTAAAGCGAAAACAAATAAACCAATATCATCTCAGGACTTACAAAAAGCATCTGGCGCTACTGCTAGTCAGCTCAAGGCACTGGTTGATAAAGGTGTTTTTCAAACCTATCAAAAACGACAGGACCGTGTAGGTTTTGACGGCGAAGTTTTTGAAACAAAGGTTCTCAACGAATATCAGCAGACGGCTTATGATGAAATAAAAAGTCATTTTGAAACAAAAGATGTCGCCTTGTTGCATGGAGTAACTGCTTCAGGAAAGACAGAAATATATGTGCAGCTCATAGAAGAGATGCTTGATTCTGGTGATCAAATACTGTATTTACTTCCGGAAATAGCACTTACTACCCAGTTAATAACTAGGCTACAAACATACTTTGGTGAGCGCGTAGCGATTTTTCATTCTAAATACTCAGTAAATGAGCGAGTAGAGGTGTGGAATAATGTATTGAAAAAGCTAGATAAAGCTCAAATTATTATAGGGGCGCGTAGTGCTCTTTTATTACCCTTTAGAGACTTAAAATTTATTGTAGTAGATGAGGAGCATGAAAGTAGTTTCAAGCAATACGACCCTGCACCAAGATATCATGCTCGTGATGCTGCTATTGTGCTAGGTGCCATGTTTAAGGCAAAAGTGTTATTAGGTTCTGCAACGCCATCTATAGAAACAGTATACAACGCACAGCAAGGGAAATATGGTTATGTGTCTTTAAAACAAAGACATGGAGGTATTTTAATGCCTGAGATTAATCTTGTAGATATTAAGGAGAAAAGCAAAAAGCGTGAGATGACGGGTCACTTTTCTGATACCTTAATACGCGCAATTACAGATGCACTAGCACTAGGGGAGCAGGTAATTCTCTTTCAAAACCGTAGAGGTTTCTCACCTATATTAGAATGTACTACTTGTGGTCACGCGCCACAATGTCCTAATTGTGATGTAAGTCTTACCTATCATAAATACAGGTCACAGCTACGTTGTCATTATTGTGGTTATAATATCGCTTTACAGCAGAAATGTATGGCTTGTGGAAGTGCAGAGCTTACTACTAAGGGTTTTGGTACAGAGCAAATAGAATTGGAACTCAAAGAGCTATATCCAGATAAATCTATTGCAAGAATGGATTCTGATACTACTCGTGGCAAATATGGATTTGAAAAGCTCATTACTGCCTTTGAACAAGAGCAAATAGATATTCTTGTAGGTACACAAATGCTAACTAAAGGTTTAGACTTTAGAAATGTGACTCTTGTGGGAATTATGAATGCAGATAGCATGCTTAATTTTCCAGATTTTAGAGCACATGAACGTAGTTACCAGTTGATTGCACAAGTGTCGGGTAGGGCAGGGCGAACAGAAAAACAAGGTAAAGTACTCGTGCAGACTTATAATCCTTACCATCAGATCCTACAGCAGGTTTCTGCAAATAAGTTTGAAGAGATGTACAAGGAGCAATTAGAAGAACGACGTAATTTTAAGTATCCACCTTTTCATAGATTGATACGTATTACTTTAAAGCATCGAGATTATCAAAAAATAGAAGAGGCGAGTATCTGGCTCGCAAAAGCATTGCGTCAAACACTAGGAGCAGATACTGTTTTAGGGCCTGAGACGCCTTCTGTAGCTAGAATAAGGAATCAATATAGACGTAATGTACTAATTAAGATAAGCCGCCGCCAGAAACTTTTAGAAACAAAGAAGGCTATAAAGCGAGTTGTCACTAGTTTTAATGCGATTGCTCCTTACAGAAGTGTACGGCTTGTGATAGATGTGGATTGTTATTAGATGAAATTTTCACTTCATTTTAGATATAAAAAATCCCACTCAACGAGCGGGATTTTAAATTTTATATCTAAATTTTGTCTAACGTCTATTTATGCAGATAGAGCATCTATAAGCTCTGACTTTTTATGTCTTGATAAAGGAATTTTCTCTCCGTCTATCTCAATATTTCTACTATTGTATTTATCTACCTTGTCTATATTGATAATATAAGACTTGTGTATACGCATAAAACGTTCCGGTGGTAATTGTGCTACAAAAGATTTCATCGTTGCAAGCACAACAATAGGATCATGCACAGTAACTAATTTTACATAGTCTCCAAGGGCAGTGATATATTTAAGCTCATTGAGCATCACTTTCTTTTTCTTAAGGTTACTTTTTACAAAGATGTAGTCATCATCTTCTACAGCACCTTCAGTTTTAAGTTTATGCAGGCTTATGGCTTTGTAAACAGCATTTGTAAAGCGATCCTTAGTGAGGGGCTTACGTAAGTAATCGATTGCGTTATAGTTAAAAGCTTTGTAAGCATATTTTGTTTTACCCGTCACAAATATAATCTGTGGCTTATGGATAAGATCATCAAGTAAATCAAATCCAGATAGGATAGGCATTTCAATATCAAGAAAAAGTAGGTCCACTTTTGTCTCGATAAGGCCATTTTTAGTTTCTATGGCGTTATTATATTCGGCAACTAGGCGTAAATTAGGATGATCATTAATCATCTTTACGATAGCTAGACGTTGTAAACTTGAATCATCTACAACTGCGCAGTCTAATAGTACTCCTTCCACGGCGATCAATATTTAATTAGGTTAAGTGCGTCAATATTAGGTAAAAATAACCTATTTACCAACAAAAATGCGACTTTCGTCGATTATTTGTGCGATTGGTCGAATGATTTTTCCTTTATTCTCATAGGGAACGGCGATTTTAACGTCTTAATCGGTAAAAATTTGACTATTGACGATTGAGCGTAGGTTTAGACAAATTAAAGAGACCTAAAATTTCAGTTTTTAAACGACTTAACTTTAATTATAATCTATGAACTAGATGATACTTAGAACTACTTGAGAAGTGTCCTTATTATATAGTAATTGCGTGGTTTTATAAATTCACTTTTTCGCGAAAGCAAAGCTAAAAACGAGGTTCTATAATTAAGGTAGCTTTTTTTTTAAATTTATAAACTAATTGCTATTTGAATATTAAAAGTAAATCGTTACTTTTGCACTCATTTTTAATTAAACTCATATTATATGAACCATTACGAAACTGTTTTCATCTTGAATCCCGTTTTATCTGATGATCAGATAAAGGAAACAGTAAAGAAGTACGAAGGTCTTCTTAAAGAAAAGGGCGCTAAGATGATTAGTAAAGAGGATTGGGGCTTAAAAAAGCTTGCATATCCTATCCAAAACAAGAAAAGCGGTTTTTACCACTTACTTGAATTTACTGTTGATGGACAAGCTATCAATGATTACGAACTAGCTTTTCGCCGTGACGAACGTGTGATGCGTTACTTAACGGTAACACTTGATAAGCACGCGATCTCGTGGGCTGAAAGAAGACGTGAAAAACTAAAAAAGCAAAAAGCGTAAGTTATGGCATCTTTACAACAACAAGCTAAAGGAAAGAAGGACGGAGATATCAGATATCTTACACCTCTTAATATTGAAACTAACAAAGCAAAGAAATACTGTCGCTTTAAGAAATCTGGTATCAAGTATGTAGATTACAAAGATGCAGACTGGCTAGCAGGTTTTGTAAACGAGCAAGGTAAATTGTTACCTCGTCGTCTTACAGGAACTTCTTTAAAGTACCAACGTAAAGTGTCTGTAGCAGTAAAACGCGCACGTCACCTTGCATTGATGCCTTATGTAACTGATTTATACAAATAGAAACTAGATAACAGATGGAACTTATATTAAAGAAGGACGTTGAAAATCTAGGATTTGCAGACGATCTAGTAGAAGTAAAAAACGGATACGGTAGAAACTACCTAATCCCTAACGGTCATGCTGTACTTGCAACGCCTAGCGCAAAGAAAGTACTTGCAGAGAACCTTAAGCAACGCGCTCACAAAGAACAAAAATTTGTGGACGATGCACAGAAGCAAGCAGATAAACTTAATGGACTTGAAGTTAAGATTACTGCAAAAACTGGAGATGGAGACAAGCTTTTTGGATCTATTAACAATGCAGACGTTGCAGAATACCTAGCAAAAGAAGGTGTTTCTATCGATAAGAAATTTATTTCTATCGCAGGAAACGTTGTAAAACGCTTAGGTAACTATGAAGCAAAAGTACGTTTCCACAAGAATGTGGTAGCTACACTTCCTTTTGACGTAGTAGCAGAGGCTAACTAAGTCATTAGACATTATATGAAAAGCCGTTCTTACAACCGTAAGGACGGCTTTTTTATGAAATTTATTTTTTAATACGCTTACGCGAAAAAGTGATTCACAATGAAATACGCTCGCCTTACAAAAGAACAACTAGAAGAACTAAAGCCAGAATTTATAAATTTTCTAGCAACGCAATCTATCACTGGTGATGAATGGGCAACCATCAAAGAAAAACAACCACAAGTAGCCGAAGAGGAAATAGATGTTTTCTCAGATCTTGTGTGGGAAGGTGTGCTTACTAAAGCGCAATACCTTGAGCACGTATCTCCTAACCAGATGCACTTATTCTTACTAGGAGAAAATAATATGTCACTTATTGCCGTAAAAATCAATAAGGAAGATATAGACATCACCACTGCCGAAGGCTATGCATGGCTTAAAGAAAACTTAGGGGATGATGATGTTGTCTTTATGAGTGCAAGTAAAGATTATAGCGCAGATCGTAATGCAGATAAGTTTAAACTTATAAGTGAAGGTGCTGTGATAACTCGAGGAGACCTTTATAAATGGTTTGCTCGCTTTGTAGAGGTAAAGTAATTCTTATAGACCAAATTAGTTATCATTAAAAAAGGATTGTAAAGACTATTCATAAAACGTAGTTTTACAATCCTTTTTTTTTAAAGGCTTCTCTAAGCGTGTTGTATTCTTAATTTTGCCTTTTTAAGTCGCTTGTTATCTAGTCTTTTTATCATTTCTTCTGCGATACTTTTATGTACAGATACAAATGATTGTGTGTTTTTTACTTCAATAGTTCCTAGGTGTGCTCTGTCTATATTTCCTTCTTTAAAAAAGAAACCAGCAATATCACCTTTAGAAATCTTATCCTTACGCCCTCCAGAAAGTTCTAAAGTATGCCACTGTGATCCGTCAGGGATACCTTTGTCATGTATAAACTCTTCATCCATTTGTGGCATAAACTCTGGCAGTTTTTCATCTTTCCAGTGTAATACGTATGCTGTACCTTCAGACCGCATACGAGCAGTACGACCATTACGGTGCGTAAATTCTTCTGCATGAATAGGTAAGTGGTAGTGAAGTATAAATTTTATTTCTGGCACATCAATACCACGGGCTGCAAGATCAGTAGCAAGTAGTAATTGGTGTGTACCGTTACGAAACTTAAGTAATGACAGCTCACGCTCTCTTTGTTCCATACCACCATAAAAAGTCCCGTGAGCAATACCACGATCACTAAGGTATTCACTTATACGTGCGATAGTCCCTTTGAAATTGCAAAAGATAATCCCTGGCTGATCGCCTAGATGGCACAACGCCTTAACAAGCATATCTAGCTTATCCTTATCTGGGGATAAAATAGCTTTTATCTCAAGTTTTGATCCTCCTTCATGCAAGTAGTCTACTTCCACCGGAGTAGTAAGGCCTACAAACTTTGGGATTTCTATTCCTTGTGTAGCAGAGGTAAGCACTTTCTTTTCTAGAGCTGGTAGAAAACTAAGGATTTCTGTCATTTCTCCTTCAAAACCTACCTCTAGTGATTTATCAAATTCGTCTAGAATTAAAGTTTTAATGTGATCTGTAGAAAATGTCTCTCTGCGCATATGGTCTGCTAGTCTACCAGGCGTACCTATTAAAATAGCTGGGCGATGTTTTATAGCTTGCCTATCTGTATTAAAACTTTGCCCACCATAAGCAGCATGAATTTTATATCCTGTCCCCATGTTACGAGCTACATTTTCTATCTGGATAGCAAGTTCTCGAGAAGGAACGACAATTAATAATTGCACTTCTTCACAATCTGGATCAAGTGCTTCTATTACAGGTAATAAAAAAGCGAGTGTTTTACCAGTACCCGTAGGAGATAGTAATATCACCTCTCTTGCAGATTGTATTGCTAGTTGAGCTGCTTCTTGCATCTCATTGAGGGTCTTAATCCCTAGCTTGGCAAGGATTTGTTTTTGCGTTTTTTGGTTACTTGTCATAGACTGCAAAGATAATTATTCATTCATGAGTTATCATATTTTATAGAGGACATGTGAAATTGTTGTTTGTGAATTAAATAAGTTATTTTAGAAAATTTTGGATTTATAACATGATGGTAATGAGGTGTTATCGATATTGTTTATGATGATTTTACGCTTTCGCGAAAGCGCACCTAAAAAGTATTTAACAATTGTTAAGAAAATGCTAAAGAAATGTTACTAAAATGAGCGTCTACCTTGATTTACTCTAGTATTTTTACGGAAACAAATTCAAACTTTATGTTCAAAAAAATTTTCTTATTAATTGTAGTACTTGGCGCTTTTAGTTTGCAAGCACAAGTAACTACTTCCTCTATTTCGGGAGTAGTAAATGGAGGTAGCGAGACTTTGCCGGGAGCAAACGTACTAGCAGTACACACTCCTACAGGTACAAAGTATGGTGCTATTACAGACTTTGACGGTCGTTTTAGTCTATTAAACCTACGTGTGGGTGGACCTTATACGATCACAATGAGCTATGTAGGTTTCCAAAGTCAAGAGTTTACAGGTGTAAATCTTAACTTAGGAGAAACGTATAACGTTGAAGTAACTCTTAGTGAAGATAGCAATGCGCTAGAAGAAGTAGTAATTACAGGTTCTCGCAACAACACATTTAGTGATGGCCGTACAGGTGCAGCGACAAATGTAGGTGAGAGACAATTAAAGTCACTTCCTACAATATCTAGATCTGCAGCAGATTTTTACCGTTTAGAGCCTAGTGCTTCTAGTAACGGATCTTTTGGAGGTCGTAATGATCAGTACAATAACTTTAGTCTTGATGGCGCGGTTTTTAACAATCCATTTGGACTTGATGCAGCAACTCCAGGAGGACAAACAGGTTCTCAACCTATATCTCTTGATGCTATTGAGCAAATTCAAGTAAGTACTGCTCCTTATGATGTAACGCTATCTGGATTTACAGGAGCTTCTGTAAATGCTGTAACAAAAAGTGGAACTAATGAAGTAAAAGGAACTGTTTACGGTTTTTACAGAAATGAAGATCTTACAGGAGGTAAAGTTGCTGGAGATGATGTTTTTAAAGCAGATCAAAGCCAGAATACTTATGGTATCTCTATAGGAGGACCTATTATCAAAAACAAACTATTTTTCTTTGCAAACTTTGAAAAGGAATCTAGATCAGATCTTGGAGCTCCATGGGCACCTAACAGAAATACTGGAGCAATCAATGAGTCTCGCGTATTACCAGCAGATCTTGATGCTGTTTCTGCTGCACTAGGAAGTATCCAGTATGCAGATGGTTCTTTTTATGAGCCAGGAAGATATGAAGGATTTAACTTTGATGCAGGTTCTACAAAAGCACTTTTCAAGTTAGATTGGAACGTGAATGACAAGAACCGTGTAGCGCTTGTTTATAACTTACTACGCTCTTCTAAGGAAAATCCAGCAAACCCAAATGCTATTGCATTACGTGGACCTAACCAGACTACACTGCAGTTTGAAAATGCAGGATATGAAATTAACAACAACATAGATTCTTTCCAGTTTGAGTGGAATAGCGACATTGCTAGTAACATTTCAAACAAATTACAAGTAGGGTACACGTTCTTTGATGATTTTAGAAAACCTTTTTCTACACCAGGTCCGTCTATAAACATTACAAAAGGAGGACAAAACTATATCATAGCTGGTCATGAGCCATTCTCAATTTCAAATGTACTTGAGCAACAAGTTTTCCAAATCACAAACAACTTGAATATTGTTTCTGGAAGTCACACATTTACTTTAGGAACATCATTTGAGAAATTTAGTTTTTACAACTCATTTAACTTAACAGGTTACGGTTTTGATTTATTTGGAAGTGTAGCAATCGATCAAGACATGGATTTTGATGGTGATGGAGTGCTTGATACAGATTATGTAAATGATACAACGGGAGAAACTGATCTTGTCGCTTTTCAAGATTTCTTAGTAAACCAATATCAAGGTACTTTCTTATCTGCAGAGGCAGAATTTAACGAGAATAATGGGCTTCCTATTGGCGACCCTAATGGATGGGCTCTTGCCGAAACTAACGTAGGGCAGTTTTCTCTTTATGGACAAGATCAATGGAAAGCAACAGACGATTTAACGCTTACACTAGGACTACGTCTTGATAAGCCATTATACTTTGATACAGAAGATAAAATTCAAGAGAACATTGATCGTAAAGGAACGTACCAACCAGAAAACGTTTATGTAGATCCATCAACTGGAGAAGATATTCTTCTAGATAGTACAGTACTTCCAGACAATGGATTCTTATTCTCACCTAGATTAGGTTTTAACTGGGATGTAGAAGGAGATAAGACTTTCCAAGTACGTGGAGGAACAGGGATATTTACAGGTCGTTTTCCTTTTGTATGGTTAGGAAACCAAGTACAAGGCGTTGACTTTTTCTTTTACCAAACGGTAGATCAAGATTTCAAATGGCCACAAGTATGGAGATCTAATATAGGTGTAGATTACCGCCTAGACAATGGTGTGGTACTTACAGGAGACTTCTCTTACACAAAAGATCTTAACGCTGCACACGTTCAAAACTGGGCACTTGATAATCCTTCTGCTACATTACAAGGTGTAGATAACAGACCTATCTATCAAGCTTCAGATTTTTCTACTAATGCCTTTGGAGGACCTACAAATGCATATGTATTTACAAATTCTGATAACGGTCGTACTATTAACGCTACATTAAAAGCAGAAAAATCATTTGGTAACGGACTTTATGCAAGTGTAGCATATAACTACCTAGATTCTAAAAATGTAAACTCTATTGATGCAGAGATTACAGGTGATGCTTTTAACGCAAATGCAATACGTGGTAATGCAAATGATGCAGTATTATCAAACTCACGTTATGGTGATCAACACAGAGTGATTGCTGTAGCTTCAAAGAAATTTGAGTATGGTGATGGCAAGTTTGCTACTACCATTTCTACATTTGCAGAGTGGGCTAGAGGAGGACGTTTTAACTATACGTATGCTGGTGATGTTAACGGTGACGGAAGTAACTTTAACGACCTTATTTACATCCCAACTGCTGGAGAGGTATCACAGCAAAATTTTGCTACACCAGAACAAGCAGCAGCATTTAACCAGTACATCGAGCAAGATGATTATTTAAGTGATAATCGTGGTCAATATGCAGAGCGTTATGGAGCACTTGCACCATGGAGAAGTCGTGTAGATTTCCGTTTATTACAAGATTTTAATTTTGATGTAAAAGGAAAGAAAAACACAATCCAGTTTAGTGTAGACGTTCTTAACTTAGGAAACTTCATCAATTCTGATTGGGGACTTGTTGAGCAACCTAACAGTATCCAGCCAGTAAGTGTAAGCGTTGCAGACGGTGTACCTACATACACATTCAACGAAGAGCTTACGCAAACATTTGGAACAGATGCAAGTCTTTTAAACAGATGGCAAGCACAATTAGGACTACGTTATATCTTTAACTAAGCTATTGTAGATTCTTATTATTAGCAATAAAAATGCCCCTCATTGAGGGGCATTTTTTGTTTTATAATCCTCGAAAAGTTTTAAACTCCTACGTAGTTGTAAACTGCAATAAAGTGAGAAGCCGTCCCTCCCAAAACAAACACATGAAAAATAGCATGATTATAAGGAATGCGAGAAATGCTATAAAGAACAGCACCTATCGTATATAAAATACCTCCAGTAAAAAGCCATTGCACACCAGCTGGGTCAAGGTTTGCTAGTAATGGTTTATATGCAAAAACAATAAGCCATCCCATCGCTACATACAGTATGGTAGAAAGAATATCAAACCTTCCTGTAAAAAAGAGTTTTAATATTATTCCGAATAAAGCAATAGACCATGCAATCCCAAAAATCCACCATCCAGTATTTCCTTCTAGAGTTACAAGTGTAAAAGGAGTGTAAGTACCTGCAATGAGCACATAGATAGCCGCGTGATCAAATATCTTTAGTCTAGCTCTACGTATAGGTTTTACAGCGCTGTGGTAAGCCGTAGATGCAAAATATAGCACAGACATACTTACTCCAAAAATAATAAGACTAATGGTTGCTGTGGTTGATACGCTTTCGCGAAAACATAAAAAACCCAATGCAACTACACTTGCAACAAAACCAAAACCATGCGTCCAAATGTTGAGTTTTTCCTCAAGTGGGGAGTAATCTGGAGTTGGTTCTACGGTGTTTTCCATTAGTTATCTGCGAGTAAGTAATCTAGGTGTTCCTTAAGAATTTCTGTGACCTCTGCGGCTGGGCCTCTGCCTTGAGCCATTACTGCATTTTCTACAAAACGCACAGTACCATTGCGATCCATAAATACGAGCTTAGGATACGTATTGGTTTTTAAGTCTTGTTTTAAATAGCTCGCACCATCTACTAGGTGTTCAAAATCAAAAGGTTTCTTAGTCAAAAAAGCATCGATTTTGCTTTTTGGTTCAAAAGTGATGGCTACAAAATTTACGCGATCCTCATATTGCTTTTTAAGATCATTGAGATATGGAATCTCTGCGATACAAGGAGGGCAGCTTGTAAACCATAAGTTGATGAGTGTAATTTTATCATTATAACTCTCTTTAGACTTTAATCCATTTGCAAGATCTTGCAGCTGAAAGTCGGGTAGGGGTTTATTAATTAAACCATTCACACCCACATTAATGTCTAGAGGCGCGCTATTAGATTGCGATAGCATCACCTCGACCTCTTGTATAATTGAGTCTTGTCGCACACGAGAATGGCGAACTTTAAAGTTGGCTTTTGTGTATTTCCAGCTTCCTTGCGCACCATAAACCTCCTCAATAGATCTTAGTTTAGCTTGAAAGCTTTCTTCGTCATAGGTGTCGCCTTGAAAAATGTAGTAGTTATCTTGGGCGTTAAGCGCTAGCGCAAAGAACAATATAAATAGGCATTGTATTTTTTTCATCATCATAGGTATGTCTTACAAAGATAGCTATTGCTACCAAACACGCACCTATATACATTTATCGAGCCTTAGTGGGGCTTAGGGATAATTTTAGTAGGTGTTTCTCTAATTGATTAAGAGCTAATATTGTAAGGTGACGTATCTTATTCTAAAAATTTATTTTCTAATTGAGTCATTAATTCTTTATCACGAATCGATTCCGTTTTCTTTTTTAATTCTTTCCACGATTTCAATCCAATGTTAGTAATGTTAATCCAATCAACATCTTTAAGAATATCTTTGTCCGATAAATTCCATTTTTCTGTACGTTCTATATATTCTTTAAAATTAGCGTGTAATGCCTTTACAATTTCATATTCCAATTCTGATATTATTCCGTTTTTAATAAAGTAAGAATATCCATTTTCCAAATCTAAATCGTCAAAATAACTACAAACACATTCGCTATAATCTCCAACTGAATTTTTATGGTCTGCATTAATCCAAAGTCGGTTTTGAAATTCCAAGTGAGCAATTTCAAAAAAGGATGAGATCCATCTATTTCGTATGTTTCTTTTTATTTCTGAGTTCATTTCAATTGCTACACAACAGACTAAGACATAATGTAAGTGCATTTCCCGATAATTATCAAGGTTTCCGATGCTCCTGTTTAAATTTTCATTATTACACTTACCTGTGGAGGCGTGCACCATACAGTTTTCAATTTCCGGTGTAAATCGGGACGACTTATGTATTGTCATGTCTAACTGCAATCACAATTGAACTTTCTATAATTGAAACGTGTGCTTTTTGGCAAACAGCCGCAGTGTTTTATGTATGGTGAGTTTTTTTAAATATCCTTTCTTAGTTTGTCAGGATTTTGTCTTGTATCAAAAATTGTAATGATTTCAATTTCGTCTAGTTCTGTCGAAATTCTATAATAAAAGGTAGTTTGTTTTGTTACAACACACTTATACAAGCCTTTGAGTTCTGAGGATTGAGGGCAGCTTTCTGGTTGAAAAGATATCTGTTTAATTTTTTCAGTTAGCTTTTCAATAAACTGATCACGTGTTTTTGAATTCCAATTTTCTAAAAGATATTCGGATAGTTTCAGGAGTTTTCTTTCTGCTAATTCAGATAAGAATACCTTCATTAAGAAATCTTTTTCAAGAATGAATCAAAAGAAACTCGTTTTCCACTATCAAGCTGATTAATTCCTTCTTTAATTTCACTTTGTTCAGAAGTAGTTAATTCATTCCAAAAATCAACTTTTTCAGCATTTACAAAGTCAGCTACTTTTTGAATAAAATCACTATTTTCTATCGCTAAGATAGTTTTTACTAATTCTATTTTTGTTGATTGAATATCCATATTAATTGAGTTAACTCATCAAATATACAAAAAGAGTTTTTATCAGTTTGATGAGTGATTAGGCATCTCAACAAACCACTACGTAAACCAAGTGCATCTCCGGTAACTATCGTAAATGCTAGTGAGTCTGTTTTTTATTTGATTATTTAAATATACAAATATCTAAGAAAGATGACGTTTTCGCGAAAGCGTAACATAGGGAAGTCCGAATGATGAGAATATTAATAAAATTCATCTTATACTTTCAATCGCTATTGATTATGTAATCTTTTTTTATTCCATTTTATTTCACAAAAAATAATTTTTCTACATCTTTACCGTTAAAGCTGTTATCTATGCGTTTAACAATTATACTTCTATTTACTTCCATGCTTGTTCATACTCAGGAAGTAAGCTACTTATCCATATATTTTAATACAGACAGTTATGAGGTTGTATCTAAGGAGAGAGTAAAGCTAGATAGTTTAGTCAAACATCATGATAGAGATTCTATTAGACTTGTTTTAAAGGGGTATACAGATCAATTTGCAGGAA includes:
- the priA gene encoding primosomal protein N' — its product is MPYFIDVILPIPVENTFTYLVSEAEYNYIQKGMRVAVPFGKKKVYASIVKNKHEQAPTIYEAKEIQQILDEDPIVTEEQLKFWSWIADYYMCTEGEVMRAALPKAFLLESETVIRLKEDGLDIDETSLKDDEFLIYEALQHRSELKVHEVMDILDKKKILPSIQRLIDQGVIEMQEEIYEQYVPKLVKFITIAPAYEGEEGLTTVLEELSRAPKQREMVLTFFSLKAKTNKPISSQDLQKASGATASQLKALVDKGVFQTYQKRQDRVGFDGEVFETKVLNEYQQTAYDEIKSHFETKDVALLHGVTASGKTEIYVQLIEEMLDSGDQILYLLPEIALTTQLITRLQTYFGERVAIFHSKYSVNERVEVWNNVLKKLDKAQIIIGARSALLLPFRDLKFIVVDEEHESSFKQYDPAPRYHARDAAIVLGAMFKAKVLLGSATPSIETVYNAQQGKYGYVSLKQRHGGILMPEINLVDIKEKSKKREMTGHFSDTLIRAITDALALGEQVILFQNRRGFSPILECTTCGHAPQCPNCDVSLTYHKYRSQLRCHYCGYNIALQQKCMACGSAELTTKGFGTEQIELELKELYPDKSIARMDSDTTRGKYGFEKLITAFEQEQIDILVGTQMLTKGLDFRNVTLVGIMNADSMLNFPDFRAHERSYQLIAQVSGRAGRTEKQGKVLVQTYNPYHQILQQVSANKFEEMYKEQLEERRNFKYPPFHRLIRITLKHRDYQKIEEASIWLAKALRQTLGADTVLGPETPSVARIRNQYRRNVLIKISRRQKLLETKKAIKRVVTSFNAIAPYRSVRLVIDVDCY
- a CDS encoding LytR/AlgR family response regulator transcription factor, with protein sequence MEGVLLDCAVVDDSSLQRLAIVKMINDHPNLRLVAEYNNAIETKNGLIETKVDLLFLDIEMPILSGFDLLDDLIHKPQIIFVTGKTKYAYKAFNYNAIDYLRKPLTKDRFTNAVYKAISLHKLKTEGAVEDDDYIFVKSNLKKKKVMLNELKYITALGDYVKLVTVHDPIVVLATMKSFVAQLPPERFMRIHKSYIINIDKVDKYNSRNIEIDGEKIPLSRHKKSELIDALSA
- the rpsF gene encoding 30S ribosomal protein S6, which codes for MNHYETVFILNPVLSDDQIKETVKKYEGLLKEKGAKMISKEDWGLKKLAYPIQNKKSGFYHLLEFTVDGQAINDYELAFRRDERVMRYLTVTLDKHAISWAERRREKLKKQKA
- the rpsR gene encoding 30S ribosomal protein S18, which translates into the protein MASLQQQAKGKKDGDIRYLTPLNIETNKAKKYCRFKKSGIKYVDYKDADWLAGFVNEQGKLLPRRLTGTSLKYQRKVSVAVKRARHLALMPYVTDLYK
- the rplI gene encoding 50S ribosomal protein L9, whose translation is MELILKKDVENLGFADDLVEVKNGYGRNYLIPNGHAVLATPSAKKVLAENLKQRAHKEQKFVDDAQKQADKLNGLEVKITAKTGDGDKLFGSINNADVAEYLAKEGVSIDKKFISIAGNVVKRLGNYEAKVRFHKNVVATLPFDVVAEAN
- a CDS encoding DUF6495 family protein gives rise to the protein MKYARLTKEQLEELKPEFINFLATQSITGDEWATIKEKQPQVAEEEIDVFSDLVWEGVLTKAQYLEHVSPNQMHLFLLGENNMSLIAVKINKEDIDITTAEGYAWLKENLGDDDVVFMSASKDYSADRNADKFKLISEGAVITRGDLYKWFARFVEVK